In the Microtus pennsylvanicus isolate mMicPen1 chromosome 6, mMicPen1.hap1, whole genome shotgun sequence genome, one interval contains:
- the Ier2 gene encoding immediate early response gene 2 protein, with product MEVQKEAQRIMTLSVWKMYHSRMQRGGLRLHRSLQLSLVMRSARELYLSAKVEPHQPEFPPPGRTLDPRLHPPREAEAVVRAAPPDAEQPPEPMDTQEEALRVQETPALCDPSPARVSRKRRSSSDLSDGGDVGLVPSKKARLEEVEREETSEVADRLQLPPAQTEGAFPNLARVLQRRFSSLLNCGPAVPPPAPPACEAKPACRPADNMLSVLVRAVVAF from the coding sequence ATGGAAGTGCAGAAAGAAGCGCAGCGCATCATGACCCTGTCGGTGTGGAAAATGTACCACTCCCGCATGCAGCGAGGTGGCTTGCGTCTCCACCGGAGCCTACAGCTGTCCCTCGTCATGCGCAGCGCTCGGGAGCTCTACCTCTCAGCCAAGGTAGAGCCCCACCAACCCGAGTTCCCGCCACCCGGCCGGACCCTTGACCCTCGCCTGCACCCACCGCGGGAAGCCGAAGCCGTAGTGAGAGCGGCGCCCCCCGACGCCGAGCAGCCCCCGGAGCCCATGGACACGCAAGAGGAGGCGCTGCGAGTCCAGGAGACCCCTGCGCTGTGTGACCCGTCCCCCGCCAGAGTCAGCCGCAAGCGCCGGAGCAGCAGCGATCTGAGCGACGGCGGTGACGTTGGACTGGTACCAAGCAAGAAGGCCCGTCTAgaagaagtggagagggaggagacgTCGGAGGTAGCCGATCGCCTGCAGCTTCCTCCCGCACAAACCGAAGGTGCCTTCCCTAATCTCGCCCGCGTCCTCCAAAGGCGCTTCTCCAGTCTCCTGAACTGTGGGCCCGCCGTGCCCCCGCCGGCGCCCCCCGCGTGCGAGGCCAAGCCAGCCTGCCGCCCGGCCGACAACATGCTCAGCGTGCTCGTGCGAGCCGTGGTCGCCTTCTGA
- the Stx10 gene encoding LOW QUALITY PROTEIN: syntaxin-10 (The sequence of the model RefSeq protein was modified relative to this genomic sequence to represent the inferred CDS: inserted 4 bases in 3 codons; deleted 1 base in 1 codon), which yields MAEVQAEVDTLWPSRDALSLLVAGLSMVAFHGEGGGVFRSLAVKELLHLLNGGRGPSRCTGLLPVEWKEIGRDVGRLGLGLFGGWCKDPCPEPCEVQKAVNTAXLHQRWCELWQGSIVVGLDWTPTSELKNGLGNTEWDLEDLEETISWGFRRVVDQQLEMVSGSIQALKLVSXHVGEELDEQGIILETFTRDLDHXESLIDWVLRKMANTPQ from the exons ATGGCCGAGGTGCAGGCGGAAGTCGACACGCTTTGGCCCTCTAGGGACGCTCTTTCCCTCTTGGTGGCTGGGCTCTCTATGGTGGCCTTCCATGGAGAGGGTGGAGGTGTGTTCCGCTCGCTGGCGGTGAAGGAGCTCTTGCACCTGctgaatggggggaggggg CCGTCCCGGTGCACAGGTCTCCTCCCTGTGGAGTGGAAGGAAATTGGGAGGGATGTTGGGCGTTTGGGCCTCGgtttatttgggggctggtgtaAGGACCCCTGTCCCGAGCCGTGCGAGGTGCAGAAAGCGGTGAATACGG CCCTGCACCAGCGTTGGTGTGAGCTCTGGCAGGGAAGCATTGTAGTGGGGCTTGATTGGACC CCAACGAGCGAGCTGAAGAATGGCCTTGGAAACACTGAATGGGACCTCGAGGACCTGGAAGAAACGATATCCTGGGGCTTTAGAAGGGTGGTG GATCAACAGCTGGAAATGGTGTCTGGGAGCATCCAGGCTCTGAAACTCGTCAG TCATGTTGGGGAGGAGTTGGATGAGCAGGGTAT CATTTTAGAAACCTTTACTCGTGATCTAGACC AGGAGTCTCTGATAGATTGGGTCCTCAGAAAGATGGCTAACACGCCCCAGTGA
- the Nacc1 gene encoding nucleus accumbens-associated protein 1, with amino-acid sequence MAQTLQMEIPNFGNSILECLNEQRLQGLYCDVSVVVKGHAFKAHRAVLAASSSYFRDLFNSSRSAVVELPAAVQPQSFQQILTFCYTGRLSMNMGDQFLLIYTAGFLQIQEIMEKGTEFFLKVSSPSCDSQGLHPEEAPSSEPQSPVAQTLGWPACSTPLPLVSRVKTEQELDSVQCTPMAKRLWDSSQKEAGGSGSNNGSRKMAKFSTPDLAPNRMPQPVSVATATAAVAVVAVGGCVSGPSMSERTSPGTSSAYTSDSPGSYHNEEDEEEDAGEEGTDEQYRQICNMYTMYSMLNVGQSAEKVEALPEQVVLESRSRIRVRQDLASLPAELINQIGNRCHPKLYDEGDPSEKLELVTGTNVYITRAQLMNCHVSAGTRHKVLLRRLLASFFDRNTLANSCGTGIRSSTNDPRRKPLDSRVLHAVKYYCQNFAPNFKESEMNAIAADMCTNARRVVRKSWLPKTKPLHLVEGDSYSSFINDTGKIEPDMMSMEHSFETASHDGEAGPSAEVLQ; translated from the exons ATGGCGCAGACCCTGCAGATGGAGATTCCAAACTTTGGCAACAGCATCCTCGAGTGCCTCAATGAGCAGCGGCTGCAGGGACTATACTGTGATGTGTCGGTGGTGGTTAAGGGCCATGCCTTCAAGGCCCACCGTGCTGTGCTGGCCGCCAGCAGCTCCTATTTCCGGGACCTATTCAACAGCAGCCGCAGTGCTGTGGTGGAACTGCCAGCCGCCGTGCAGCCACAGTCATTCCAGCAGATCCTCACATTTTGCTATACAGGCCGGCTGAGCATGAACATGGGGGACCAGTTCCTGCTCATCTACACAGCCGGCTTCCTGCAGATCCAGGAGATCATGGAGAAGGGCACCGAGTTCTTCCTCAAAGTTAGCTCTCCAAGTTGCGACTCCCAGGGCCTGCACCCGGAGGAGGCCCCATCCTCAGAGCCTCAGAGTCCTGTAGCGCAGACACTGGGCTGGCCAGCCTGTAGCACGCCACTGCCCCTTGTGTCACGGGTCAAGACAGAACAGGAGTTGGACTCCGTGCAATGCACACCCATGGCCAAGAGGCTATGGGATAGCAGCCAGAAGGAGGCTGGAGGCAGTGGTAGCAACAATGGCAGCCGCAAGATGGCCAAGTTCTCCACACCAGACTTGGCCCCAAACCGGATGCCCCAACCTGTCTCAGTGGCCACAGCTACAGCAGCAGTGGCTGTGGTTGCAGTGGGGGGATGTGTGAGTGGACCCAGCATGTCAGAGCGGACCAGCCCAGGTACCTCCAGTGCTTACACCAGTGACAGCCCTGGCTCCTACCACAATGAGGAGGACGAAGAGGAAGATGCAGGCGAAGAGGGTACAGATGAGCAGTACCGTCAGATCTGCAATATGTACACCATGTACAGTATGTTGAACGTTGGTCAGTCAG CTGAGAAAGTAGAAGCCctccctgagcaggtggtcctcgAGTCCCGAAGTCGCATCCGGGTACGACAAGACCTGGCATCTCTCCCAGCTGAACTTATCAACCAGATTGGCAACCGCTGCCACCCAAAGCTCTATGATGAAGGTGACCCCTCTGAGAAGCTGGAGCTCGTGACAG GCACCAATGTGTACATCACAAGGGCACAGCTCATGAACTGCCACGTCAGTGCAGGCACGAGGCACAAGGTCTTGCTGCGGAGGCTCCTGGCATCTTTCTTTGACCG gaacacactggccaATAGCTGTGGCACTGGCATCCGTTCTTCCACCAATGACCCCAGACGCAAGCCGCTAGACAGTCGCGTCCTCCATGCTGTCAagt ACTACTGCCAGAACTTCGCCCCCAACTTCAAGGAGAGCGAGATGAACGCCATTGCAGCTGACATGTGCACCAATGCCCGCCGAGTGGTACGTAAAAGCTGGCTGCCCAAGACCAAGCCACTGCACCTGGTGGAGGGTGATAGCTACAGCAGCTTCATCAACGACACTGGCAAGATAGAGCCGGACATGATGAGCATGGAACACAGCTTCGAGACAGCCAGCCACGATGGCGAGGCCGGCCCTTCGGCTGAGGTTCTCCAGTAA